One region of Armigeres subalbatus isolate Guangzhou_Male chromosome 3, GZ_Asu_2, whole genome shotgun sequence genomic DNA includes:
- the LOC134226885 gene encoding probable isocitrate dehydrogenase [NAD] subunit alpha, mitochondrial isoform X1: MAARFVKKIFGGDAGNLLDSLVQKVKDNWVKIYITSPSTQENPNKSEPIVQASTPFGSRGYASGARKVTLIPGDGIGPEISAAVQKIFSAANVPIEWEAVDVTPVRNPDGKFGIPQSAIDSVNRNKVGLKGPLMTPVGKGHRSLNLALRKEFNLYANVRPCRSLEGYRTLYDNVDVVTIRENTEGEYSGIEHEIVDGVVQSIKLITEEASNRVAEYAFKYAKDNNRKKVTVVHKANIMRMSDGLFLRCCRDMAKKYPEIKFEEKYLDTVCLNMVQDPSKFDVLVMPNLYGDIMSDMCAGLVGGLGLTPSGNMGLNGALFESVHGTAPDIAGKDLANPTALLLSAVMMLRHMELTQHADKIQNACFETIREAKFLTGDLGGKAKCSEYTNAICEKIH, from the exons ATGGCAGCACGTTTCGTTAAGAAAATT TTCGGTGGAGATGCTGGAAATTTGCTCGACAGTTTAGTGCAAAAAGTGAAGGACAATTGGGTCAAAATTTACATAACCTCGCCTTCTacccaagaaaacccaaatAAATCCGAGCCAATTGTCCAA GCTTCCACTCCTTTCGGCTCACGTGGCTATGCTTCCGGTGCGAGGAAGGTCACGTTGATTCCTGGCGATGGAATTGGACCGGAAATATCTGCAGCAGTTCAGAAGATTTTCTCCGCCGCCAATGTTCCGATTGAATGGGAGGCCGTCGATGTCACTCCCGTGAGG AATCCAGACGGAAAGTTCGGTATTCCACAAAGTGCCATCGATTCGGTTAATCGCAACAAGGTTGGCCTGAAAGGACCACTGATGACTCCGGTTGGAAAGGGTCATCGCTCACTCAATTTGGCTCTCAGGAAGGAGTTCAATCTCTACGCCAACGTACGACCCTGCAGAAGCTTGGAGGG TTATAGAACGCTGTACGACAACGTCGATGTGGTTACCATCCGTGAGAACACTGAAGGCGAATACTCCGGCATCGAGCACGAGATCGTCGACGGTGTCGTTCAGAGCATCAAGCTTATCACCGAGGAGGCCTCCAACAGAGTGGCCGAGTACGCCTTCAAATATGCCAAAGACAACAACCGCAAGAAGGTCACCGTCGTGCACAAGGCGAACATCATGCGTATGTCGGACGGTTTGTTCCTCCGTTGCTGCCGTGATATGGCCAAGAAGTACCCGGAAATCAAGTTCGAAGAGAAGTACCTGGACACCGTTTGCTTGAACATGGTTCAAGATCCGAGCAAGTTTGATGTTCTG GTTATGCCAAATCTGTACGGTGACATCATGTCGGATATGTGCGCCGGTTTGGTCGGTGGTCTGGGTCTGACCCCATCCGGAAACATGGGTCTGAATGGTGCTCTGTTCGAGTCGGTCCATGGTACCGCGCCCGACATCGCCGGAAAGGATCTGGCCAACCCCACTGCCCTTCTCTTGTCGGCTGTGATGATGCTGAGGCATATGGAACTGACTCAGCATGCCGACAAAATCCAAAACGCGTGCTTCGAAACCATCCGTGAGGCCAAATTCCTGACTGGTGATCTGGGCGGCAAAGCCAAGTGCTCAGAATATACCAACGCCATCTGTGAGAAGATTCACTAA
- the LOC134226885 gene encoding probable isocitrate dehydrogenase [NAD] subunit alpha, mitochondrial isoform X2, producing the protein MAARFVKKIASTPFGSRGYASGARKVTLIPGDGIGPEISAAVQKIFSAANVPIEWEAVDVTPVRNPDGKFGIPQSAIDSVNRNKVGLKGPLMTPVGKGHRSLNLALRKEFNLYANVRPCRSLEGYRTLYDNVDVVTIRENTEGEYSGIEHEIVDGVVQSIKLITEEASNRVAEYAFKYAKDNNRKKVTVVHKANIMRMSDGLFLRCCRDMAKKYPEIKFEEKYLDTVCLNMVQDPSKFDVLVMPNLYGDIMSDMCAGLVGGLGLTPSGNMGLNGALFESVHGTAPDIAGKDLANPTALLLSAVMMLRHMELTQHADKIQNACFETIREAKFLTGDLGGKAKCSEYTNAICEKIH; encoded by the exons ATGGCAGCACGTTTCGTTAAGAAAATT GCTTCCACTCCTTTCGGCTCACGTGGCTATGCTTCCGGTGCGAGGAAGGTCACGTTGATTCCTGGCGATGGAATTGGACCGGAAATATCTGCAGCAGTTCAGAAGATTTTCTCCGCCGCCAATGTTCCGATTGAATGGGAGGCCGTCGATGTCACTCCCGTGAGG AATCCAGACGGAAAGTTCGGTATTCCACAAAGTGCCATCGATTCGGTTAATCGCAACAAGGTTGGCCTGAAAGGACCACTGATGACTCCGGTTGGAAAGGGTCATCGCTCACTCAATTTGGCTCTCAGGAAGGAGTTCAATCTCTACGCCAACGTACGACCCTGCAGAAGCTTGGAGGG TTATAGAACGCTGTACGACAACGTCGATGTGGTTACCATCCGTGAGAACACTGAAGGCGAATACTCCGGCATCGAGCACGAGATCGTCGACGGTGTCGTTCAGAGCATCAAGCTTATCACCGAGGAGGCCTCCAACAGAGTGGCCGAGTACGCCTTCAAATATGCCAAAGACAACAACCGCAAGAAGGTCACCGTCGTGCACAAGGCGAACATCATGCGTATGTCGGACGGTTTGTTCCTCCGTTGCTGCCGTGATATGGCCAAGAAGTACCCGGAAATCAAGTTCGAAGAGAAGTACCTGGACACCGTTTGCTTGAACATGGTTCAAGATCCGAGCAAGTTTGATGTTCTG GTTATGCCAAATCTGTACGGTGACATCATGTCGGATATGTGCGCCGGTTTGGTCGGTGGTCTGGGTCTGACCCCATCCGGAAACATGGGTCTGAATGGTGCTCTGTTCGAGTCGGTCCATGGTACCGCGCCCGACATCGCCGGAAAGGATCTGGCCAACCCCACTGCCCTTCTCTTGTCGGCTGTGATGATGCTGAGGCATATGGAACTGACTCAGCATGCCGACAAAATCCAAAACGCGTGCTTCGAAACCATCCGTGAGGCCAAATTCCTGACTGGTGATCTGGGCGGCAAAGCCAAGTGCTCAGAATATACCAACGCCATCTGTGAGAAGATTCACTAA